In Haliaeetus albicilla unplaced genomic scaffold, bHalAlb1.1 scaffold_183, whole genome shotgun sequence, a single window of DNA contains:
- the LOC138684158 gene encoding scale keratin-like, producing MSCYDLCPPKTGVAVPQPIAESCNELCARQCPDSTAFIQPPPVVVTFPGPILSSFPQQAVVGSSGAPAFGGNLGLGGLYGAGATLGSGGLCTFGRPYASPACSPCALPRYSKKLWDTCGPC from the coding sequence ATGTCTTGCTACGACCTGTGCCCACCGAAAACCGGCGTCGCCGTCCCCCAGCCCATCGCCGAGAGCTGCAACGAGCTGTGCGCCCGGCAGTGCCCCGACTCAACGGCCTTCATCCAGCCGCCCCCCGTCgtcgtcaccttccccggccccatcctcagctccttcccccagcaagcCGTGGTGGGCTCCTCCGGAGCACCCGCCTTTGGGGGCaacctggggctgggaggcctCTACGGCGCCGGCGCCACCCTGGGCTCGGGGGGCCTCTGCACCTTTGGCAGACCCTACGCTTCTCCCGCCTGCAGCCCTTGTGCCTTGCCCCGCTACAGCAAGAAGCTGTGGGACACCTGTGGGCCCTGCTAg
- the LOC138684163 gene encoding scale keratin-like yields MSCYDLCPPKTGVAVPQPIAESCNELCARQCPDSTAFIQPPPVVVTFPGPILSSFPQQAVVGSSGAPAFGGNLGLGGLYGAGATLGSGGLCTFGRPYASPACSPCALPRYSKKLWDTCGPC; encoded by the coding sequence ATGTCTTGCTACGACCTGTGCCCACCGAAAACCGGCGTCGCCGTCCCCCAGCCCATCGCCGAGAGCTGCAACGAGCTGTGCGCCCGGCAGTGCCCCGACTCGACGGCCTTCATCCAGCCGCCCCCCGTCgtcgtcaccttccccggccccatcctcagctccttcccccagcaagcCGTGGTGGGCTCCTCCGGAGCACCCGCCTTTGGGGGCaacctggggctgggaggcctCTACGGCGCCGGCGCCACCCTGGGCTCGGGGGGCCTCTGCACCTTTGGCAGACCCTACGCTTCTCCCGCCTGCAGCCCTTGTGCCTTGCCCCGCTACAGCAAGAAGCTGTGGGACACCTGTGGGCCCTGCTAG